A stretch of the Candidatus Methylomirabilis tolerans genome encodes the following:
- the glyQ gene encoding glycine--tRNA ligase subunit alpha gives MTFQELILALQRFYAEQGCVIQQPYDVEVGAGTMNPATFLRVLGPEPWNVAYVESTRRPADGRYGENPNRLQHYYQYQVIMKPSPDNIQEIYLDSLRSLGIDPLRHDIRFVEDDWESPTLGAWGLGWEVWLDGLEITQFTYFQQAGGVDLKPVSAELTYGIERIAMFLQGVDSVYDLTWVKGVTYGDIHHKSEVEWSVHNFEEADVALQFQLFDQYEREGLRLIEKGLVLPAYDYCLKSSHTFNLLDARGAIGVTERTSFIGRVRNLARRCAEAYLKQREEVGFPLMKAWQS, from the coding sequence ATGACGTTCCAGGAATTGATTCTCGCGTTGCAGCGATTTTACGCGGAACAGGGGTGTGTCATCCAGCAGCCTTACGACGTTGAAGTGGGCGCTGGGACGATGAATCCGGCGACCTTTCTGCGTGTCCTGGGGCCTGAGCCGTGGAATGTCGCCTATGTCGAGTCGACCCGGCGCCCTGCCGATGGACGGTACGGTGAGAACCCGAATCGTCTCCAGCACTACTACCAGTATCAGGTCATTATGAAGCCATCCCCTGACAACATTCAGGAGATCTACCTGGACAGCCTTCGAAGCCTCGGTATCGACCCGCTCAGACACGATATCCGTTTCGTGGAGGACGACTGGGAGTCGCCGACCCTTGGCGCCTGGGGTCTCGGTTGGGAGGTCTGGCTGGACGGCTTGGAGATTACCCAGTTCACCTACTTCCAGCAGGCTGGAGGCGTCGATCTGAAACCGGTCTCTGCAGAGTTAACCTATGGGATCGAGCGAATCGCCATGTTCCTGCAGGGAGTGGACAGCGTCTACGATCTGACGTGGGTCAAGGGCGTGACCTACGGCGATATCCATCACAAAAGCGAGGTGGAGTGGTCGGTCCACAACTTTGAGGAAGCCGACGTGGCGCTTCAGTTTCAGCTTTTCGACCAGTATGAACGGGAAGGTCTCCGCCTGATCGAGAAGGGGCTGGTGCTTCCGGCATACGACTATTGTCTCAAGTCTTCTCATACGTTTAACCTCTTGGACGCCAGGGGGGCCATAGGTGTCACTGAGCGGACCAGTTTCATCGGTCGCGTCCGAAACCTCGCCCGCCGCTGCGCGGAAGCCTATCTGAAGCAGCGGGAGGAGGTCGGCTTCCCACTCATGAAGGCGTGGCAGTCTTAA